In Calditerricola satsumensis, one genomic interval encodes:
- a CDS encoding radical SAM/SPASM domain-containing protein, translated as MLNVSHLLADVASFGDRLRYTPRSVGQRHGTHDGAGPVVVWNITRTCNLRCLHCYASSENKKYDGELTTEEALAVIDDLAAARVPVILFSGGEPFVRPDILDLARYAVEKGIHVTFSTNGTLIDEQLAKAIKAIGVGYVGISLDGIGDVHDRFRRKKGAFDAALRGIRNCLNHGVKVGLRFTINRHNVDQLEAIFNLIEEEGIQRACFYHLVYTGRASAGDDITPEETRAVLDSLFARVEDFARRGIQKEILTVDNHADGVYLYLRMKEKDPAKAEAIYEKLRYAGGNRSGMAIANIDHRGFVHPDQFTPYVTVGNVRETPFSVLWRDNPHPMLEKLRNRKPLLTGRCARCRFLDICNGNFRARAMAVHGDFWAEDPACFLTDEEILEGRQEN; from the coding sequence ATGCTCAACGTCTCCCATCTGCTTGCCGACGTCGCCTCCTTCGGCGACCGGCTGCGCTACACGCCGCGCTCCGTGGGCCAGCGGCACGGCACCCATGACGGGGCCGGCCCGGTGGTCGTGTGGAACATCACGCGCACGTGCAACCTGCGCTGCCTGCACTGCTATGCCAGTTCGGAAAACAAAAAATACGACGGCGAGCTGACAACCGAAGAGGCCCTTGCCGTGATCGACGACCTCGCCGCGGCACGCGTGCCGGTGATCCTCTTCTCCGGTGGGGAACCGTTCGTCCGCCCGGACATCCTCGATCTGGCCCGGTACGCCGTCGAAAAGGGCATCCACGTCACCTTTTCCACCAACGGCACGCTGATTGACGAGCAGCTGGCCAAGGCGATCAAAGCCATCGGCGTCGGCTACGTCGGCATCAGCCTCGACGGCATCGGCGACGTGCACGACCGCTTCCGCCGCAAGAAGGGCGCCTTTGACGCCGCCCTGCGCGGCATCCGGAACTGTCTGAATCATGGGGTGAAGGTGGGCCTGCGCTTCACGATCAATCGCCACAACGTCGACCAGCTCGAGGCCATCTTCAACCTGATCGAAGAAGAAGGCATCCAGCGGGCCTGCTTCTACCACCTCGTCTACACCGGGCGGGCCTCGGCCGGCGACGACATCACCCCCGAGGAGACGCGCGCGGTGCTCGACAGCCTCTTCGCCCGGGTGGAAGACTTCGCCCGGCGCGGCATCCAGAAGGAGATCCTCACCGTCGACAACCACGCCGACGGTGTCTACCTCTACCTGCGGATGAAGGAAAAAGACCCCGCCAAGGCGGAGGCCATCTACGAGAAGCTGCGCTATGCCGGCGGCAACCGCTCGGGGATGGCCATCGCCAACATCGATCACCGCGGCTTCGTCCATCCCGACCAGTTCACCCCCTACGTTACGGTGGGCAACGTACGGGAAACGCCGTTTTCGGTGCTGTGGCGGGACAACCCCCATCCGATGCTCGAGAAGCTGCGCAACCGCAAGCCCCTCCTCACGGGCCGGTGTGCCCGCTGCCGGTTCCTCGACATCTGCAACGGCAACTTCCGCGCCCGGGCCATGGCCGTGCACGGCGACTTCTGGGCCGAGGATCCGGCCTGCTTCCTGACCGATGAAGAAATTTTGGAGGGACGGCAGGAGAACTGA
- a CDS encoding b(o/a)3-type cytochrome-c oxidase subunit 1: protein MERVAGPDRQDARLCLAYIAVAFVALFLGALAGLLQVLQRTGVIELPAGIGYYQLLTAHGVLLALGLTTYFIIGFLLAGVAKTLGGRLTATARRLGWVGFWVMTVGTVLATYAILMNKGTVLYTFYAPLKASPSFYIGMALLVVGSWISGGAIFLQYRHWKRATGKKLSPLFAYMAVVTYLIWIIATLGVAAEVVLQLIPWSAGWVDRINVLLSRTLFWYFGHPLVYFWLLAAYAAWYVVIPKIIGGKVFSDALARLAFALFILLSVPVGIHHQLTEPGLDSRWKLVHVFLTMMVVVPSLMTAFSIAGSFEIAGRLKGAKGLFGWIKMLPWRDVRFFAPFVGMVMFVPGGAGGIINASYQLNTIVHNTLFIVGHFHLTLATTAVLTYFGVAYWLIPYLSGRTLTPTVNRLGIVQTVLWSVGMLLMSGAMHLVGLLGEPRRTAFTTYGDHPIVQSWEPYRAMMAMGGVFLFLGAVLMVVLAFYLMFAAPKGQTEFPLADTVEDAHDTPVVLERWSLWVGVLAVLILIAYSKPILDAIRHAPPGSPGFVLW from the coding sequence ATGGAACGTGTAGCGGGTCCTGATCGCCAGGATGCGCGCTTGTGCTTGGCTTACATCGCGGTGGCGTTTGTCGCGCTGTTTCTTGGCGCACTGGCGGGACTGTTGCAGGTGCTGCAGCGCACCGGGGTGATCGAACTCCCGGCGGGGATTGGCTACTATCAGCTGCTCACCGCCCACGGGGTGCTTCTGGCACTGGGGTTGACAACCTACTTCATCATTGGCTTTCTCCTGGCCGGGGTGGCGAAAACCCTTGGTGGACGGCTCACCGCGACGGCACGGAGGCTGGGCTGGGTGGGCTTCTGGGTGATGACGGTTGGAACGGTCTTGGCCACCTACGCCATTTTGATGAACAAGGGCACGGTGCTCTACACCTTCTATGCTCCGCTGAAAGCCTCGCCGTCCTTCTATATCGGTATGGCGCTGCTGGTGGTGGGCAGTTGGATCAGCGGGGGGGCCATTTTCCTTCAGTACCGGCACTGGAAGCGGGCAACGGGTAAAAAACTTTCGCCGCTCTTTGCCTATATGGCCGTCGTGACGTACCTGATCTGGATCATTGCCACGCTGGGGGTGGCGGCGGAGGTGGTGCTGCAGCTCATCCCGTGGTCCGCTGGCTGGGTGGATCGGATTAACGTCTTGCTCAGCCGAACGCTGTTCTGGTACTTTGGACACCCGCTGGTGTACTTCTGGCTTCTGGCGGCCTACGCGGCGTGGTATGTGGTCATTCCCAAGATCATCGGCGGAAAGGTGTTCAGCGATGCGCTGGCTCGCCTGGCCTTTGCGCTCTTCATTTTGTTGTCGGTTCCTGTTGGCATTCACCACCAGCTGACGGAACCGGGGTTGGACAGCAGATGGAAGCTGGTGCACGTCTTCCTCACGATGATGGTGGTCGTCCCCTCTCTGATGACCGCCTTTTCCATTGCCGGTTCGTTTGAGATCGCCGGTCGGCTCAAAGGGGCCAAGGGGCTGTTCGGATGGATCAAGATGCTCCCTTGGCGCGACGTGCGCTTCTTTGCGCCTTTCGTGGGCATGGTGATGTTCGTCCCAGGTGGAGCCGGCGGGATCATCAATGCCAGCTACCAGCTGAATACCATCGTACACAACACGTTGTTCATTGTTGGCCACTTCCACTTGACGCTGGCGACGACGGCCGTACTGACCTACTTTGGCGTGGCCTATTGGCTCATCCCGTACTTGTCAGGGCGTACCCTCACGCCGACTGTCAATCGGCTGGGCATCGTGCAGACTGTCCTCTGGTCGGTCGGCATGCTGCTGATGTCCGGCGCCATGCATCTTGTCGGGTTGCTCGGTGAACCGCGCCGTACGGCCTTTACCACCTATGGGGACCATCCCATCGTACAGAGTTGGGAACCGTACCGCGCAATGATGGCCATGGGCGGTGTTTTTCTCTTCCTCGGCGCGGTGCTGATGGTGGTCCTCGCTTTCTATCTCATGTTTGCCGCACCGAAGGGCCAGACAGAATTCCCCCTTGCCGATACCGTGGAGGACGCCCACGACACGCCCGTCGTGTTGGAGCGCTGGTCCCTGTGGGTGGGTGTGCTGGCGGTGCTGATCCTGATCGCTTACAGCAAACCGATCTTGGACGCCATTCGGCACGCGCCACCCGGTTCGCCGGGGTTCGTGCTGTGGTAA
- a CDS encoding hemerythrin domain-containing protein, with translation METMPFGCGMMGMTGGPLTLCEGLQRLKDEHPPLRKQMEELFKEAQAIGDDAGVEDWEAPLRALEEKVKIFVAELDPHSKREEDVLFPLMAKHIGREMGPIAVMEYEHEQAKTRLTGFLATMASLTGPIKADTARRIAGEVAEAVQILFDHFMKEENVLFPMAERILSDAEKEELLAGVKATG, from the coding sequence ATGGAAACGATGCCCTTTGGCTGCGGCATGATGGGAATGACCGGCGGCCCGCTAACGCTTTGCGAAGGGCTTCAGCGGTTGAAGGATGAACATCCGCCGCTCCGCAAGCAGATGGAGGAATTGTTCAAGGAGGCGCAGGCGATCGGCGACGATGCGGGCGTCGAAGACTGGGAGGCGCCCCTGCGCGCGCTGGAAGAAAAGGTGAAGATTTTCGTGGCCGAGTTGGATCCCCACTCCAAGCGGGAAGAAGACGTCCTTTTCCCGCTCATGGCCAAGCATATCGGGCGGGAGATGGGCCCCATTGCGGTGATGGAGTACGAACACGAACAAGCCAAAACGCGCCTCACCGGCTTCCTCGCCACGATGGCCAGCCTGACCGGCCCGATCAAGGCCGACACCGCGCGGCGGATCGCCGGCGAGGTGGCGGAAGCGGTGCAGATCCTGTTTGATCACTTCATGAAGGAAGAAAACGTGCTCTTTCCGATGGCCGAGCGCATCCTTTCCGATGCGGAAAAGGAGGAGCTGCTTGCGGGCGTGAAGGCGACTGGATAA
- a CDS encoding Crp/Fnr family transcriptional regulator gives MSASVARKRFVDFLRPEQFERLRANMTPKRVRSGTYLFQDEDWAESLYYIHEGAVKITKTTDSGEEILLSIKHGGDLVGDPCTLSGALNLTNCIALTDTSLGVIRKSELEFLFYRHPDLAIAFLQWLSINQRIMETKMRDLLVYGKTGALASTLIRLCNSCGRLTEEGILIPMKLTNQDLANMIGASRESVNRMLNKLKAEGTLSQRAGQIIVHDLNRLREMCHCDGRCPVDVCVI, from the coding sequence ATGTCCGCATCGGTTGCCCGAAAGCGCTTTGTCGACTTCCTCCGCCCGGAACAGTTTGAACGCTTGCGCGCCAACATGACCCCGAAAAGGGTGCGCAGCGGAACATACCTGTTCCAGGACGAAGATTGGGCCGAAAGTCTCTACTACATTCACGAAGGCGCCGTCAAGATCACCAAAACCACCGACAGCGGAGAGGAGATCCTTCTTTCCATCAAACACGGCGGCGACCTTGTCGGCGACCCGTGCACGCTGTCCGGCGCCCTCAACTTAACCAATTGCATCGCCCTTACCGACACCTCCCTCGGGGTCATCCGCAAGAGCGAACTGGAGTTTTTGTTTTACCGTCACCCCGACTTGGCCATCGCCTTTCTGCAATGGCTCTCCATCAACCAGCGCATCATGGAAACGAAGATGCGCGATCTCCTGGTGTACGGCAAGACCGGCGCCCTTGCCTCAACGCTCATCCGCCTGTGCAACTCCTGCGGGCGATTGACGGAAGAAGGCATCCTGATCCCCATGAAGCTGACCAACCAAGACCTGGCCAACATGATCGGCGCCAGCCGGGAAAGCGTCAACCGCATGCTGAACAAGCTGAAAGCCGAAGGGACCCTCAGTCAGCGCGCCGGCCAGATCATCGTGCACGACCTAAACCGGCTGCGGGAGATGTGCCATTGCGACGGACGGTGCCCGGTGGACGTGTGTGTGATCTAG
- a CDS encoding TrmH family RNA methyltransferase, with product MTSDETTALFAQLVEEGVLTEADSVFWELLTPQRARRLVEVLKRRTRYITVVLEAVDDGHNQAAVLRSADAFGVQEVSIVEGRASFSPSEGVSKGAHKWLTIRKHPDIHAAVRFLREQGYRIWASRLDDNAVPLEAVDLSQPAAFLFGNEHAGLSEEALALADGSFIVPMVGFVQSLNISVAAAITLYTVTRRAREVAGDRYPLTTEEQRAVLQTWLRTATPKTRRVAQELARKATEW from the coding sequence GTGACGTCCGACGAGACGACGGCGTTGTTTGCGCAGCTGGTGGAGGAGGGTGTGCTGACGGAAGCGGATTCCGTGTTTTGGGAGCTCTTGACGCCCCAGCGGGCCCGGCGCCTGGTCGAGGTGCTGAAGCGGCGCACGCGGTACATCACGGTGGTGCTGGAGGCGGTCGACGACGGCCACAACCAGGCGGCGGTGCTGCGGTCGGCCGACGCGTTCGGCGTGCAGGAGGTGTCGATCGTCGAGGGGCGGGCGTCCTTTTCGCCCAGCGAAGGGGTTTCGAAGGGCGCCCACAAGTGGCTGACGATCCGCAAGCATCCGGACATCCATGCGGCGGTGCGCTTTTTGCGCGAACAAGGGTACCGCATTTGGGCCAGCCGGCTTGACGACAACGCGGTGCCGCTCGAGGCGGTCGACCTGTCCCAACCGGCCGCGTTTTTGTTCGGCAACGAGCACGCCGGGTTGTCGGAAGAGGCCCTGGCCCTCGCCGACGGCAGCTTCATCGTGCCGATGGTCGGCTTTGTGCAGAGCCTGAACATCTCGGTGGCCGCGGCGATCACGCTGTACACGGTGACGCGGCGCGCCCGCGAGGTGGCCGGCGACCGGTATCCCCTGACAACAGAAGAGCAGCGCGCGGTGTTGCAGACCTGGCTGCGCACGGCGACACCCAAAACGCGGCGCGTGGCCCAGGAGCTGGCCCGTAAGGCGACGGAGTGGTAA
- a CDS encoding Crp/Fnr family transcriptional regulator, whose product MGLSELIALLRNVPLFRDLTDEEVERIAAIAIPRTYPKKTVIFTEGSAREAVYFIVDGLVKTVKVDENGHEQIVSLLTTGDMFPHTGFFDQSPYPATAEAVEPTRVFAIPVRAFEQLLLSTPTIAVKVLRVLGAKILELQEKLQALTGQDVRHRLVAVLLRLAACHGTAQDGAVVLNLPVTHQDLANMAGTTRESVNRLLNELRRRGIADMTRRQIILYDVEALKAWANS is encoded by the coding sequence ATGGGCTTGTCCGAACTGATCGCCCTCTTGCGCAACGTTCCCCTGTTTCGCGATCTCACCGACGAGGAGGTGGAGCGGATCGCCGCCATCGCCATCCCCCGCACCTACCCCAAAAAAACGGTCATCTTCACCGAGGGAAGCGCACGCGAGGCCGTCTACTTCATCGTCGACGGCCTTGTGAAAACGGTTAAGGTGGACGAAAACGGCCACGAGCAGATCGTCTCCCTCCTGACGACAGGCGACATGTTCCCTCACACCGGGTTTTTCGACCAAAGCCCCTATCCGGCGACGGCCGAAGCCGTCGAGCCGACACGCGTGTTCGCCATCCCGGTGCGCGCCTTCGAGCAGCTCCTGCTGTCGACGCCGACCATCGCCGTGAAGGTGCTGCGCGTGCTGGGGGCCAAAATCCTTGAACTGCAGGAAAAGCTTCAGGCGCTCACCGGCCAGGATGTGCGGCACCGCCTTGTCGCCGTCCTCTTGCGGCTGGCCGCTTGCCACGGTACGGCACAAGACGGGGCGGTGGTCCTCAACCTCCCCGTCACGCACCAGGACCTGGCCAACATGGCGGGGACGACGCGCGAAAGCGTCAATCGCCTGCTCAATGAGCTGCGCCGCCGGGGGATTGCGGACATGACGCGCAGGCAAATCATCCTCTATGATGTGGAAGCCCTTAAAGCGTGGGCAAATTCGTGA
- a CDS encoding radical SAM/SPASM domain-containing protein — MLDFNRSPFLVIWEVTRACALKCLHCRAEAQYHRDPRELSTEEGKALIRQIREMGAPLLVFTGGDPLMRDDLFELAVYAKEQGLLVSLTPSATPRVTEKAMRQAKEIGLDRWAFSLDGSTAEIHDAFRGTRGSFALTMRAIETLRRLGMPLQINTTVSRYNLGDLPNIARLLEEMGVVLWSVFFLVPTGRGKLEDMISAEAHERVFHWLADLAERVPFDIKTTAAPHYRRVLLQRAKAKAKTAAAGGTAQEAPSFAATAGGTRSEGRVPASGGGSSGALDANGAAGAPPWLAGRQRELRAPRAVNDGNGFVFVSHIGEVYPSGFLPIACGNVRERPLADIYRHHPTFVALRDPERLKGKCGVCEYRTICGGSRARAYAVTGDPLASDPSCAYVPPAWEQGGGKAQAEAH; from the coding sequence TTGCTTGATTTCAACCGTTCGCCCTTTCTCGTCATCTGGGAAGTGACGCGCGCCTGTGCCCTCAAGTGCCTGCACTGCCGGGCGGAGGCGCAATACCATCGCGATCCGCGCGAGCTCTCGACGGAAGAGGGCAAGGCCCTCATCCGCCAGATTCGCGAGATGGGCGCGCCCCTCTTGGTTTTCACTGGCGGCGATCCCCTGATGCGCGACGACCTCTTTGAGCTCGCCGTCTACGCCAAGGAGCAGGGCCTTCTCGTTTCCCTCACGCCCAGCGCCACGCCGCGGGTGACGGAGAAGGCGATGCGGCAGGCGAAGGAGATCGGTCTCGATCGCTGGGCGTTCAGCCTCGACGGGTCGACGGCGGAGATTCACGATGCCTTTCGCGGCACGCGGGGCTCCTTCGCGTTGACGATGCGCGCGATCGAGACCCTGCGCCGGCTGGGCATGCCGTTGCAGATCAACACCACCGTCAGCCGGTACAACCTCGGCGACCTTCCGAACATCGCCCGGCTCCTCGAAGAGATGGGCGTCGTGCTGTGGAGCGTCTTCTTCCTCGTGCCCACCGGGCGCGGCAAGCTGGAGGACATGATCTCCGCCGAAGCGCACGAGCGGGTGTTTCATTGGCTGGCCGACCTGGCCGAGCGGGTGCCCTTCGACATCAAGACGACGGCGGCCCCCCACTACCGGCGTGTGCTGCTCCAGCGGGCCAAGGCGAAGGCGAAAACCGCTGCGGCGGGCGGCACTGCACAAGAGGCGCCGTCTTTTGCCGCGACGGCCGGCGGCACCCGAAGCGAAGGGCGCGTTCCTGCCTCGGGGGGCGGCTCGTCCGGCGCCTTGGACGCAAACGGGGCAGCGGGAGCCCCACCCTGGCTGGCCGGCCGCCAGCGCGAGCTGCGGGCTCCCCGCGCCGTGAACGACGGCAACGGCTTTGTCTTTGTTTCGCACATCGGCGAGGTGTATCCGAGCGGTTTCTTGCCGATTGCGTGCGGCAACGTGCGCGAGCGCCCGCTTGCCGACATCTACCGCCACCATCCCACCTTCGTCGCCCTTCGCGATCCGGAGCGGCTCAAAGGGAAGTGCGGGGTATGCGAGTACCGTACCATCTGCGGCGGGTCGCGGGCGCGGGCCTATGCTGTCACCGGCGACCCGTTGGCCAGCGACCCGTCGTGCGCCTATGTGCCTCCGGCGTGGGAGCAAGGGGGAGGGAAGGCGCAGGCGGAAGCGCATTGA
- a CDS encoding DUF542 domain-containing protein yields the protein MRFTKDMTVNQVIQASPEAMKVLAAFGIDLCCGGMDTLEEAARKAGVAVEEVMEKLNATKGG from the coding sequence ATGCGGTTTACCAAGGACATGACGGTCAACCAGGTGATCCAGGCGTCCCCTGAAGCGATGAAAGTGTTGGCCGCATTCGGCATTGACCTGTGTTGCGGGGGGATGGACACCCTGGAGGAGGCTGCGCGCAAGGCGGGCGTGGCCGTGGAGGAAGTGATGGAAAAATTGAACGCAACCAAGGGAGGGTGA
- a CDS encoding SCP2 sterol-binding domain-containing protein, whose translation MGYAPFSEGWVRAWQGILNRSDAYRRAAQSWKWPVVLVMLRDPTAGIDEDRAVYLDLRHGVCHEARVASPEDQAQAPYVLAADPWTWKRVVDGELEPIAGVLRRKIRLVKGNPLTLAAHARAAMCLVETAREVDTAFPEQMRAPRP comes from the coding sequence GTGGGCTATGCGCCGTTTTCGGAGGGGTGGGTGCGGGCGTGGCAGGGGATCCTCAATCGGAGCGATGCGTACCGGCGGGCGGCGCAATCGTGGAAGTGGCCGGTCGTGCTCGTCATGCTGCGCGACCCCACGGCGGGCATTGACGAGGATCGCGCCGTGTACCTGGATTTGCGGCACGGCGTTTGCCACGAGGCGCGCGTGGCATCGCCGGAGGATCAAGCCCAGGCGCCGTATGTGCTCGCCGCTGACCCCTGGACGTGGAAACGCGTGGTGGACGGCGAACTCGAGCCGATTGCCGGTGTGCTGCGCCGCAAAATCCGCTTGGTGAAAGGCAATCCGCTCACGTTGGCCGCGCATGCCCGGGCGGCGATGTGTTTGGTGGAGACGGCGCGGGAGGTGGACACCGCGTTTCCGGAGCAGATGCGCGCGCCGCGGCCTTGA
- the thiM gene encoding hydroxyethylthiazole kinase: MDTFQSPSTKPSPAATSSSHPAPSHGWEEEATRRLRRVRETRPLIHHLTNLVVMHWTANVTLALGGSPIMAPEPEEFPAITPRAGALVINIGTLRKSDVADFLAAQQEARRHGVPVILDPVGAGFTPLRLETSRRLLEQGVTAVRGNYAEILALAAPERAAGRSRGVDSDRVPLEEVAEAARELATRYGCVVVASGATDLVTDGRRLWAVDNGHPLLTVITGGGCAVTAAVAVFLAGSENSARDAALAMAVYGRAAERAAGRVAGPGSFQAAFLDELFALGAAGTARIDGLRIRES, encoded by the coding sequence ATGGACACCTTCCAATCCCCTAGCACCAAGCCCAGCCCCGCAGCAACATCCTCCTCGCATCCGGCCCCGAGCCATGGCTGGGAGGAGGAAGCGACCCGCCGCCTGCGCCGGGTGCGCGAGACAAGGCCCCTGATCCACCACCTGACCAACCTGGTGGTCATGCACTGGACGGCTAACGTCACCCTGGCGCTGGGGGGATCGCCGATCATGGCGCCGGAACCGGAGGAGTTCCCCGCCATCACCCCCCGGGCAGGCGCGCTGGTGATCAACATCGGCACCCTCCGGAAAAGCGACGTCGCCGACTTCCTCGCCGCCCAGCAGGAGGCCCGCCGGCACGGCGTGCCGGTTATCCTCGACCCGGTCGGTGCCGGCTTCACGCCGCTGCGCCTCGAGACCTCTCGCCGACTCCTGGAACAGGGCGTGACGGCGGTGCGCGGCAACTACGCCGAGATCCTCGCGCTGGCCGCCCCGGAACGGGCAGCAGGCCGGAGCCGGGGTGTGGACAGCGACCGGGTTCCCTTGGAGGAGGTGGCCGAGGCGGCGCGTGAGCTGGCTACCCGATATGGCTGCGTCGTCGTGGCCAGCGGCGCCACCGACCTGGTGACCGACGGCCGGCGCCTGTGGGCCGTGGACAACGGCCACCCCCTGCTGACGGTCATCACCGGAGGCGGGTGCGCGGTGACGGCCGCGGTGGCCGTGTTCCTCGCCGGCTCGGAGAACTCGGCCCGGGACGCGGCGCTGGCCATGGCGGTGTATGGCCGGGCGGCGGAGCGGGCAGCCGGCCGGGTCGCGGGCCCGGGCAGCTTCCAGGCCGCCTTCTTGGACGAGCTGTTCGCCTTGGGAGCCGCCGGAACGGCCCGCATTGACGGCCTCCGCATCCGCGAAAGCTGA
- a CDS encoding NAD-dependent deacylase, whose product MHQAIDTLAAWLRRARFTVVFTGAGMSTESGLPDFRSSGGLWRTGHRFEELASVTALEQAYDDFVAFYRWRIAMVAHHAPHDGHVILARWQREGRVHALITQNVDGYHQRAGSPEVIELHGTLRTVHCQRCRHPEPAETFLRDDGLACPRCGGNMRPSVVLFGEALPERALHAAEQAARQAELFLVLGSSLVVAPANWFPRLAKERGAKLVIVNRDPTPLDPLADLRIAASIREVLKAVDAGLPRA is encoded by the coding sequence ATGCACCAGGCGATCGACACGCTGGCGGCCTGGCTTCGCCGCGCCCGTTTCACCGTCGTGTTTACCGGCGCGGGCATGAGCACCGAATCGGGCCTGCCCGATTTTCGCTCATCCGGAGGGTTGTGGCGGACGGGCCACCGGTTTGAAGAGCTGGCCTCCGTCACGGCCCTCGAGCAGGCGTATGACGATTTCGTCGCCTTTTACCGGTGGCGCATCGCCATGGTGGCGCATCACGCGCCCCACGACGGGCACGTGATCCTCGCCCGGTGGCAGCGGGAAGGGCGCGTTCACGCCCTGATCACGCAAAACGTCGACGGGTATCACCAGCGCGCCGGAAGCCCCGAGGTGATCGAGCTTCACGGCACCCTGCGCACCGTGCACTGCCAGCGCTGCCGCCACCCGGAGCCTGCCGAAACCTTCTTGCGCGACGACGGCCTGGCGTGCCCACGCTGTGGCGGGAACATGCGCCCCAGCGTTGTCCTGTTCGGCGAAGCGCTTCCCGAACGGGCGCTGCATGCGGCCGAACAAGCCGCCCGCCAGGCGGAGCTCTTCCTCGTGCTCGGTTCGTCCCTCGTCGTGGCGCCGGCCAATTGGTTTCCCCGCCTGGCCAAAGAACGCGGGGCGAAGCTCGTCATCGTCAACCGCGACCCCACGCCGCTCGACCCGCTGGCCGACCTGCGCATCGCCGCGTCGATCCGCGAGGTGCTGAAGGCGGTTGACGCCGGGCTTCCTCGCGCCTAA
- a CDS encoding group I truncated hemoglobin, translating to MAQPSLYERLGGEEGIARVVDTFYDMVLADPRVAHFFANTDMAKQRRHQTLFLTFATGGPNKYTGRGMREAHRGLGIRDEHFDAIVELLGRALRQHGVTEADIQAVAARLEAMRPEIVE from the coding sequence GTGGCCCAACCATCTCTTTACGAACGGCTGGGCGGCGAAGAAGGCATCGCTCGGGTGGTCGACACCTTCTACGACATGGTCCTGGCCGACCCGCGCGTGGCCCATTTCTTCGCCAACACCGACATGGCCAAACAGCGCCGGCACCAGACGCTGTTCCTCACCTTCGCCACCGGTGGACCAAACAAGTACACGGGGCGTGGCATGCGCGAGGCGCACCGCGGGCTGGGCATTCGCGACGAACACTTCGACGCGATCGTGGAGTTGCTCGGCCGCGCCCTCAGGCAGCACGGTGTGACGGAAGCCGACATTCAGGCGGTTGCGGCGCGCCTTGAGGCGATGCGGCCGGAAATCGTCGAATAA
- a CDS encoding cytochrome c oxidase subunit 2A: MSKKRSDALPPVETKAVPQEGNVSVKGTFVFAVLLGAFIVVSWLVVYFLYLSL; the protein is encoded by the coding sequence ATGTCGAAAAAGCGCAGCGATGCACTGCCCCCGGTGGAAACGAAGGCAGTGCCGCAAGAGGGGAACGTATCGGTCAAGGGGACGTTTGTCTTTGCGGTACTGCTTGGTGCCTTCATTGTTGTGAGCTGGCTGGTCGTTTATTTCCTTTATCTATCGCTGTAA
- a CDS encoding cytochrome c oxidase subunit II, with protein sequence MEMHRYEKLWLMIGVGTLVAFFLLLVYSQYAMGFMPADGHATIDSTKVDQTPPFNQPGVFKKSDKEYEVVLVALAFGFTPNVIEVPVGSTVHFKVTSKDVVHGFEIPMTRVNAMVLPGHVTETSYTFKKPGEYLILCNEYCGVGHHMMMGKLRVTE encoded by the coding sequence ATGGAAATGCACCGTTACGAAAAGCTCTGGTTGATGATCGGCGTGGGCACGTTGGTGGCGTTTTTCTTGCTCCTGGTCTATAGCCAGTACGCCATGGGGTTTATGCCCGCTGATGGCCACGCAACAATCGATTCAACCAAGGTAGACCAGACGCCTCCTTTCAACCAACCGGGGGTGTTCAAGAAGAGCGATAAGGAATACGAGGTTGTCTTGGTGGCGCTGGCGTTTGGCTTCACACCGAATGTGATCGAGGTTCCTGTCGGGTCCACCGTGCATTTCAAAGTGACGTCAAAGGACGTGGTGCACGGCTTTGAAATCCCGATGACGCGGGTCAACGCCATGGTCTTGCCGGGGCACGTGACGGAAACCTCCTATACCTTCAAAAAGCCCGGCGAGTACCTCATCCTGTGCAACGAGTATTGCGGCGTGGGGCATCACATGATGATGGGCAAATTGCGGGTAACCGAATAA
- a CDS encoding cupin domain-containing protein, which translates to MAIAKTQHRLADYLTDNQVELIHVSDVLKHFVINLKRGERKACGGAFHPEVSFYVVEGEGTISIGDEAHEVKAGDLLICPQGKPHAFTASSDKFSIFVSLPMKQ; encoded by the coding sequence ATGGCGATCGCCAAGACGCAGCACCGTCTGGCCGACTACCTGACGGACAACCAGGTGGAATTGATTCATGTTTCCGACGTGTTGAAGCACTTTGTCATCAACCTGAAACGCGGTGAGCGCAAGGCCTGCGGCGGCGCGTTTCACCCCGAAGTCTCCTTTTACGTTGTCGAAGGCGAAGGGACCATTTCTATCGGCGACGAGGCCCATGAGGTCAAGGCGGGCGATTTGCTCATTTGCCCGCAAGGCAAGCCCCATGCCTTCACCGCCTCGAGCGACAAGTTTTCCATTTTTGTGTCCCTGCCGATGAAGCAGTGA